The Microbacterium limosum sequence TCGGGCGTTCGCCGACGCGGTCACGGGTGCCGCGATCCATCGGGACGAGCGCAAGGGCGACGCCCCGAGCGATCACGTGCCCGTCGTGGTCGACCTGGATACGGCCGCACCGGACGAGGACGACGACGTGCCGATGATCTTCGGCTGACTGCCGTTGTCCGTGAAGCCCACGCACGTCGGCGACGACCCCCGCCCGGCATCCCCCCTTCGGCGGAGGCGGGGCGGGCGGACGGGGCCTACCGTGGGGGGATGAGCGCGAACTCCCCCACCACCGGCAGGCCGGCGCCCGACGCCCGCGACCTGCGCGCCGACGCGCTCCTGGCGGGCGCGCTGCTCGTGGGCGCCATCGTCAGCGCCGGGCTCTCGTCCGTCGCACAGCTGTACGGCGACGGCCAGGCGGACCTGGGCTGGGCGCTGCTCTATGCCGCCGCCCTCACGGCGCCCCTCGCGGTGCGCCGCCGATTCCCATGCACGGTCGCGGTCGTCGTCTCGGTGCTGTACTTCGTCGCCGTCACCTTCCGCATCCCCGAGATCTACGTCGGCAACATCGCGGTGTTCATCGCCATCTACACGGTGGGGGCGTGGGTTGCCGACCGCCGTCGTGCGATGCTCGTGCGCGTCCTGCTCATCGCGGGCATGTTCGCGTGGCTGCTCGTGACCACCTTCCAGGCGGCGACGGCCCCCACGGAGGGCGACTTCTCGCGCGCCGGCGTCTTCTCCCCCTTCGTCGCGTTCATGCTCATCCAGTTCCTGATCAACGGGCTGTTCTTCGGGGGCGCCTACTACATGGGCGACCGCGCCTACGCCGCCGCGCTGGAGAGGCTGGCACTCGAGGAGCGCACGGCCGAGCTGGAGCGGGAGCGGGAGGTCACCGCGGCGCAGGCGGTGGCGCTCGACCGACTGCGCATCGCCCGCGAATTGCACGACGTCGTGGCCCACCACGTCTCCGCGATGGGCGTGCAGGCGGGGGCCGCGAGGTCCGTGCTCGATCGCAACCCCGATGCCGCACGGTCCGCACTCGCCGGCGTCGAGGCCTCGGCGCGAGAGGCGCTCGGCGACCTGCGGCACCTGCTCGGCACCCTGCGCAGCCCCGACGATCCCACGATCGACGCAGACGGCGAGGTCGCGGCATCCACCGTGGGCCTCGACGCCCTGCCGGCCCTCGTCGAGAGGGCGACGCAGACGGGCCTGCCCACGACGCTGACGCTGCTCGGCGATGCCGTTCAGGTGCCCGCCGTCGTGCAGGTGAACCTCTTCCGCATCGCGCAGGAGGCCCTCACGAACGCACGACGCCACGGCGGGCCGGATGCCGCGGCGGACGTGCGGCTGCGGTATGACCCGGGTTCCGTCGAGCTCGAGGTCACCAACTCGGGCCGCGTCGCGCCGGCGCGCCCCGGCGGGCTGGGGATCGTCGGCATGCGGGAGCGCGCGGCCTCCTCGGGGGGCACGCTCGAGGCGGGGCCCCGCTCGCGCGGGGGCTACCTCGTACGAGCACGCATCCCGGTGTCCGGGCGAAGCGGTCCGGAGGAGCGGGAGGACGCGGCGCCCGTCGCCGGGTCGAGGAGGCCCTCATGAGCGCGATCCGCGTGCTGCTGGCCGACGACCACGCCGTCATGCGCGCGGGATTCCGCATGATCCTGGAGGCCGCCGGCATGGAGGTCGTCGGGGATGCCGCGACCGGCGCGGAGGCGATCGACGCGGCCCGGTCCCTCCGCCCCGACGTCATCTGCATGGATGTGCAGATGCCCGACCTCGACGGGCTCGAGGCCACGCGCCGCATCGTCGCCGCCCCGGAGCCGGGCCCGGCGGTGCTGGTGGTGACGACCTTCGACCGCGACGACTACCTCTTCCGCGCGCTCGAGGCCGGCGCAAGCGGTTTCCTGCTCAAGAACGCCGGGCCCGAGGAGCTCGTGGCGGCCGTGCGGATCGTCGCGGCGGGCGACGCGCTGCTGGCGCCCGAGGTCACGCGGCGCGTGATCGCACGCTTCGCCGCGGCATCCCCTCCCCCCGCCTCGCCCGCCGCGCACGCCCGCACCGCGACAGCGGTCCGCGCCGCCACGGCCACCCCGGTGGCGGGGCTGACGGAGCGCGAGACGGAGGTGCTGCGCCTGCTCGCTGCGGCGCTCAGCAACGGCGAGATCGCCGCCCGCCTCTACATCGGCGAGGCGACGGTCAAGACGCACGTGTCGAACGTGCTGCAGAAGCTCGGCGCGCGCGACCGGGTCGCCGCGGTCGTGTGGGCGCATCGCCACGGCGTCGTCGGGGACTGACCCCGCATTCCCCGCGCCCACGTGGGGCGTGGAGCGTCAGGCCGCGACCGAGGCGCGCTCCTCGACGGGCACGTAGCGGTCGATGAGGGTCGCGAAGGCGTCGAGGTAGGAGACGAGGAACGCGGCGGTGCCCTCGTTGGTCACCTCGCCGTCCTCGGCGAAGACGCCGGGGACGTACTGGATGAAGCCCTCGGGCTGGCCCAGCACGGGTGCGTTGTAGTGGCTCAGGATCGCCTTCAGGTGCTGCTGCGCAGCCGCCGTGGAGATGGGCCCCTGCGAGGTGCCGATGACGGCCGTGGGCTTGCCGGCGAACGAGGCCTGGCCGTAGGGGCGGGCCGACCAGTCGAGGGCGTTCTTGAGCACGCCCGGGATCGAGCGGCTGTACTCGGGGGTGACGATGATGACGCCGTCGATTCCCGCGCATCGATCGGGTGCGGTCGGCGGGGCCGGCCTGCGTCTCCCCCCACGGGGGAGGCCGGAAGACCCCTCCCGGGAGGGAGGCGGGCCGGGCCCCTCCCTCCGTAGCGTGAAGGACACGCACCGAACGAGAGGACCACGGATGCTGAGGCTGAGCGGGATCACGAAGAGCTACGGCGGAAGGCGGGTGCTCGACGACATCACCTTCGACGTCGTACCCGGCCGCCTCACCGGCTTCGTCGGCGGGAACGGGGCCGGCAAGACCACGACGATGCGCATCGTGCTCGGCGTGCTCGCGCGCGACGCCGGCGAGGTCACCCTCGACGGCGCCGCGCTCACCGCGGCGGATCGGCGCCGCTTCGGGTACATGCCGGAGGAGCGCGGCCTCTACCCCAAGATGAAGGTGCACGAGCACATCACCTACCTCGCGCGCCTGCACGGATTCTCGGCGTCGGATGCCGCGGCGCGCGCCCGCGCGCTGCTGGAGCGCCTCGGGCTCGGGGAGCGGCTGAACGACCTCGTCGAGACGCTGTCGCTCGGAAACCAGCAGCGCGCGCAGATCGCCGCCGCGCTCGTGCACGATCCCGAGGTGCTGATCCTCGACGAGCCCTTCTCCGGGCTCGACCCGCTCGCCGTCGACGTCGTCGCGGGGGTGCTGCAGGAGCGGGCCGCCCAGGGCGTCTCGGTGCTCTTCTCCTCGCACCAGCTCGACGTCGTCGAGCGCCTCTGCGACGACCTCGTCATCATCGCGGGCGGCACCGTGCGCGCCGCCGGCGCCCGCGATGCGATGCGCGCCGAGCACGGCTCGCGGCGCTACGAACTGGTGTCGGGCACCGACGCCGGCTGGCTCCGGGACGAGCCTGGAGTCACCGTGACCGACTTCGACGGCGGGTATGCGCTGTTCGACGTCGAGGACGACGCCACCGCCCAGCGCGTGCTCCGCCGCGCGGTGGACAACGGCGACGTCGCCAGCTTCGCGCCGCAGCATCCGACCCTCGCCCAGATCTTCAAGGAGGTCATCCAGTGACCGCGTCCACCCCCACGCGGGCGTCGAGCCCCACGGCCCCCTCGACCGCGCAGAGCGTGTGGCTCGTCGCCGAGCGCGAGATCGGCTCGAAGCTGCGGTCGAAGGCCTTCGTCATCTCGACGGCCTTCCTCTTCCTGGTGGCCCTCGCGGCCGTGGTCTGGGGCGGGTTCCAGGCGCGCGACACCTCCGGCATCCCCGTCGCCGTGACCGCCGATGCGCCCGCCGCGGTGTCGTCGATCGCGGGCCTCGAGGTGACGGAGGTGCCCGACCGCGCGGCGGCCGAGGAGCTCGTGACGGAAGGGACGGTCGACGCCGCGCTCGTGGGCGACTCCGCCTCGCCCGTCGGCTTCGCGCTCGTCGCCGAGAGCGAGGCGCCGACGAGCCTGCTCCTCATGCTCTCGCAGGCTCCCCCGGTCGAACTGCTCGACCCCGACCAGACAGACGGCGCGCTGCGTTACTTCGTCGCGCTCGCCTTCGGCATCGTCTTCCTCATCGCCGCATCGACCTTCGGGGGGACGATCGCGCAGAGCGTCGTGGAGGAGAAGCAGACCCGCGTCGTGGAGATCCTCATCTCCGCCATCCCGACCCGCGCCCTCCTCGCCGGGAAGGTCATCGGCAACACGATCCTCGCCATGGGACAGATCGTGGTGCTCGCGGCGATCGCGATCGTGGGCCTGACCGTCACCGATCAGGGCGCGGTGCTGCAGGGGCTCGGGGGGCCGATCGCCTGGTTCGCCGTGTTCTTCCTCTTCGGCTTCATCCTGCTGGCGTCGCTGTTCGCGGCCGCCGCGGCGATGGTGTCGCGTCAGGAGGACGTCGGCTCGACCACGACGCCGCTCATCATGCTCGTGATGGCGCCGTACTTCCTCGTCATCTTCTTCAACGACAACCCGCTCGTGCTGACGATCATGTCGTACGTGCCGTTCTCGGCGCCGGTCGGGATGCCGATGAGGCTGTACCTGGGCGAGGCGCAGTGGTGGGAGGCCCTGATCTCGCTCGCGATCCTCATCCTCACGTGCGTGGCAGCCATCCTCGTCGGAGCGAAGATCTACCAGAACTCGCTCCTGCGCATGGGGGCGCGCGTCAAGCTGGTCGACGCACTGCGCGGCTGAGATCGCGACGGACGAGGGGTGCCGGGTCCCCGGCATCCCTCGTCCGGTCAGTCCATCTCGATGACCGCGATCACGTTGCGCGCCGGGTCGAGGAACCACGCGATCGCCGGGCCGAGGTCGCGATTGATGCCCTTCCGATCGGTCGGCAGATCGGCGTCGTCGTAGATCTTGGTCGCGACCCCTTTGCCGTTGAGCTCGTCGACCGCCTCGTCGATGTTCGAGACGGGGATGTTCAGCACCGTGAAGCTCGCGGGCTCGTGGTTGTCCTTGGGATAGATGAAGATGTGGGCGTCGCCGCCGAGTCGCACATCGAGTCCCATCTCGGGCATCTCCTCGACGTCGAAGCCGAGGACGTCGCGATAGAAGGCGAGGGCGGCGGGGACGTCGTCGACCGAGAAACTGCTGAATGGCTGCGTCGTGGTGAACATGGATTCCTCCTCGAGTTCCGCTCCCCGCTACAGGCTCCTCCTCGTCCCCGCCCGTGTCCAGAGAGTGTGCGCTCCCCCGCAGGACCGCGACCCCTCGGTCAGCGCTCGACGAGCACGCCGTCGGCGTCGGCCCAGACGCGCGCGCCCGGCCGGAACGTGACCCCCGCGATCGTGACGGGAACGTCGACCTCGCCGGCGCCCTCCTTGGCGCTCCTGCGCGGATTCGATCCGAGCGCCTTGACACCGATCGGCAGCGCCCCGATCGCCGCGCGGTCGCGGATCGCTCCGTGCACGATGATCCCCGCCCACCCGTTGCGCACCGCCGAGGCGGCGATGACGTCCCCCACGAGCGCCGACTCGAGCGATCCGCCGCCGTCGATCACGAGCACCGCTCCCCCGCCCGGCGACGCGAGGACCTCCTTCACGAGCGCGTTATCGCGGTGACAGCGCACCGTGCGCACCGGTCCGCCGAAGGCCGCGCGGCCCCCGGCGTCCTGGAGCTGCAACGGGAGGGAATCCAGCGCCTCACCGCGCTCGTCGTACAGGTCGGCCGTCGAGATGTCCATGCCCCGACGCTACGCAGTGGCCGCCGCGCGCGGGCCGCCGCGACGATGTGAAGTTCTCTCCGACTTCCGCCCCTGTCAACCCGACCCGGCCACGGCCGACGCACGGTTACTCTGAGGCATGCCCGCCCACATCCTCGGCATCGGCACCGCGACGCCGCCCACCGTCATCACCCAGAACGACGTGCGCGACCTCTTCCTGGCGCAGCCCGGCACCGATCGCCTCACCTCGAGGCTCATCGGAGCGGCATTCGACCAGTCCGCGATCGACACGCGCCACACCGTGCTCCCCGAGCTCGTCGCGGGCGGTTCGGCATTCGTGGATCGAGATTCGCGCGCCGTGCACGCGCCCCTCACCGGTGCGCGCAACGACGTCTACATCCGCGAGGCCCCGGCGCTGTTCTCCGGCGCCGCCCGGGAGGCGCTCGAGCAGGCGCGGATGCCGGCATCCGCCGTCACACACGTCGTGACCGCGTCGTGCACGGGCTTCTTCGCCCCGGGCCCGGACTTCCGGCTCGTGAAGGACCTCGGCCTCGCGCCCACGGTCGAGCGCGACCACCTGGGCTTCGTCGGATGCGCCGCCGCATTCCCCGCCCTGCGCTCGGCGTCGCGCATCTGCGCGGCCGACCCGTCGGCCGTCGTTCTCGTCGTGTGCGGCGAGATCTGCACGATCCACCTCCGCGTCTCGAGCGACCCGGAGCAGATCGTCGCGTCCGCCGTCTTCGCCGACGGCGCCGCGGCCGCGGTCGTCTCCGCCGCACCGGCACCCGATGCCCGCACTCTCGAGCTCGGCGGATTCGGCACGGCCCTGACATCGGAGGGCGAGGACGAGATGCGCTGGGTCATCGGAGACCACGGGTTCGAGATGACCCTGACCGCCGAGGTGCCGCGCGTCATCGGCCGCGAGGTGCGCGCCGCTCTCGACCCGCTGCTCGCGCGAGCGGACGCGCCCATCGACGCCTGGGCCGTGCACCCCGGCGGGCGCAGCATCCTGGACCGTGTCGAGTCGTCTCTCGCGCTGTCGCCGGCCGCGCTGCAGCACTCGCGCGACGTGCTGCGCGAGTACGGCAACATGTCGTCGGCGACGGTGCTGTTCATCCTGAAGCGGATGCTGGGCGACGAGCGCCTGCGCGATGAGGATCGGGTGATGGGGGTGGCGTTCGGTCCGGGCCTCACGGTCGAGTCGGCCCTGCTGCGGGCGCGCGTACCCGCACCCGTGCACGCCGAGACGCTCGCAGCCGTCGGCACCGGCTTCGCCGCATGATCGCCCCGTCCCTCGCGCGCCGCGACGGGGATCTGCGCGAGCTCATGGACGATCCCCACTGCGACGCGATCCGTCTGCGCCGCACCCTGGAGCGCTTCGCGCTGATCAATCGACTCGTGGCCGGATGGGGCGGCGTCTATCGGCGACACATCCGGCCACGGCTGATCGCCCGGGGCGGGGGCGAGGCGCGCATCCTCGACATCGGCTGCGGCGCCGGCGACGTGCTGCGGGGAATCGTCTCCCGCGCCCGCGCCGACGGCTTCGCGGTGACGGGGCTCGGACTCGATCCGGATGACCGCAGCCTGAGCGTCGCGCGGGGCGCGGCATCCATGCGCGGAGTGGAATACATGCTCGGCCACAGCGGCGACCTCGCCGCCCGGGGCGACGCCTTCGACGTCGTGGTCTCGAACCACCTGCTCCACCACCTGAGCCGGAGCGAGTTGGCGGCGGTGCTCGCCGACTCCCGTGTGCTCTCGCGCGGGGTGAGCCTGCACTCCGACATCCATCGCTCCGCCCTCGCCTACGCGGGGTACGCGATCGGCGTCACGCCCCTGGCGCCGGGAAGCTTCCTGCGCACGGACGGGCTGCGGTCGATCCGCCGCAGCTACACGGCCTTCGAGTTGGAGGGCGTGCTTCCGGAGGGCTGGCGCGTCGAGCGCCCGGCGGCGTTCCGCCTGCTCGCGGTGAGCGAAACCGGGCACTGACCGTGCACGACGTCGTCATCGCGGGGGCGGGGCCCGTGGGCACCCTCCTGCAGGCGGAGCTCGCGCGGCTCGGCGTCGAGGCGACCGTCATCGAGCGGCGCGCGCAGCCGGGCCCGGGTAGCCGGGCCGTCGGCGTGCATCCGGCCGCCCTCGACGCGCTCGAGGCGTCCGGAGCCACGGCCCGCATCCTGTCGTCCGCCATCCGGGTCGTCCGGGGCGAGGCCCGGGCCGCGCGGCCGTTCGGGGTCGTCCGCTTCGACCGGCTCGAAGCTCGTCATCCGTACGTCGCAACCCTCCCGCAGTCCCGCACGGAGGACGCCCTCGCGGAGGCCGCCGCCTCCTGGGGAGCGACGGCCGTCGTGCGCGGGTGCACCGTCGAGGGCGTTCGCGGCGGTCCCGAGGCGGTGCGGCTTCGCCTGCGGCGCGGGGACGTGACGACGGAGGAGACGGCACGCATCGTCGTGGTGGCGACCGGTTCGGCGGGGCGGGCGATCACGCCGCTGACCGCGTCGACCCGGATCCGCGCCTACCCCGACCGCTATGTCATGACGGACGCGCCCGATGCGACGGGAGAGGGCACGACGGCGGTCGTGCATCTGCACCCCGAGGGCGTGCTGGAGTCGTTCCCGCTGCCGGGGGGCATGCGCCGGTTCGTCGCGTGGCGGTCCCCGGCGGATGCCGAGGCCGAACCCACGGGGTGGCTGCGCGACGCCATCACCCGCCGCACGGGCTCCGCGGACGCGGCGTCCGCCGTCTCGACCGCCGCCGCGTTCGGCGTGCGGCGGGCGCTCGTGCCGCGGATGCGGTGGGGGAGGGTCGTCGCGATCGGAGACGCCGCCCACGAGGTGAGCCCCATCGGCGGCCAGGGCATGAACCTCGGCCTCATCGACGCCGCCACCCTCGCCCCGCTGCTCGCGAGCTGGATCGTCACGGGTGAGGAGCCTGCAGGAGAACTGCGCGAGTGGGACCGACGTCGCCGCCGCGCCGCCGCGATGTCGGCACGCATCGCAACGGCCAACACGGTCATCGGGCGGACGGCCGGGCCGGTTGCGCATCGCGCGCGGACGGCTGCCCTGCGCGGCATCCTGCACTCCCCCGCGGCGAACATGCTCGCGCGGGCATACTCCATGGGCCTCGACCCCGGGTAGTTACGCGCGCGTCAGAGACCGGCGCTCGTCGCCGCGAGCTGGAGCGCCAGAAGCAGCGCCGACACCATGACGAGGCGGAACACCGTCCGGTCGGGCGCGCGCAGAGCGCGCACGAGTCCCGCCGCCGCGACGGCGAGCACGAGGACGCATCCCACGACCGATACGGCGGCCGCGAGGGGGGCCGGCTGCAGCATCCAGCCGCCGAGAAGCACGGAGAGCGCCCCGATCGCCACGGCTGCGAACGCCGCGACCACCGAGGCCCGGGCGCCGATCCGGTGCGGCAGGCCGCGGATGCCGGTGCGCGCATCGTCGTCGAGGTCGGGCAGCACGTTGGTCAGGTGCACGGCCGCGCCGAGGGCGGCGCCGGCGATCCAGGCCCAGAGCGGGGCCACGCGAGCGGGATCCGTCGCGAGGGTGGCGAGCGAGGGGAAGAGCCCGAAGCTCAGCAGGAAGGGCGCCAGCGAGAGCACCGAGCGCTTGAGCGCGACGTTGTACGACCACGCCGACACGAGGAACACCCCGTGCGCGATCAGGAAGCCGGGGCCGAGCAGCGCCGACAGGATGAGCGCCGCCGCGACGGCCCCCACTGCCGCGATCCACACCGTGCGCACACCGATCTCGCCGCGCGCGATCGGCTTGTCGATGCGGCCAACGGCGCGATCCCGGCCCGCGTCGATCGCGTCGTTCGACCAGCCGATGGAGAGCTGGCCCGCGAACACGGATCCTACGAGCAGCGCGAGCGCGGTGGGCGTCGCCTCCGCCGCGAGACCCAGCAGCAGCGACAGCACCGAGACGACGAGCGTGGGGCCCGGGTGGCACGAGCGCCAGAGCGCCGCGGCGCTTCTCATACGCAGGATGCCGGGGCCACGGCATCCGCCCCGCCCGCGCCATCGATCACCCGGCCACCCTACCGCCGCCCCGCGTCCGGCCCGCCCGCCCGCCGAAACACCACTTCTGCGTCGAGGCACCGTCCGTCGGCTGGTGTTTCGTCGCAGAAGTGGTGCCCGACGCGGTCCGGGGTCGCGGCGGGGATCAGTCCTCGATGAGCTCGGCCTCGATGACGTCGTCGCTGTCGCCGGGATCGGATGCCGGGGCCGCGGGCCCGTCGCTCGTCAGCACCAGCGACGTGCCGTCGGCCGCGACATCCACCCGCACGACGTCGCCGTCGCGCACGCCGCCCGCGAGGATCGCCATCGCGAGGCGGTCCTGGATCTCCGACTGGATCAGCCGCCGCAGGGGCCGAGCCCCGAACACGGGATCGTACCCGCGCTCGGCGAGCCAGGCGCGTGCATCGGGGGTCACGGCCACCGTCAGCCGACGCTCGTGCAGGCGGCGCTGGAGCGCATCCACCGCGAGCTCGACGATCTGCGCCAGGTCGTCCTGCGTGAGCGCCTGGAAGATGACGATGTCGTCGA is a genomic window containing:
- a CDS encoding sensor histidine kinase, translating into MSANSPTTGRPAPDARDLRADALLAGALLVGAIVSAGLSSVAQLYGDGQADLGWALLYAAALTAPLAVRRRFPCTVAVVVSVLYFVAVTFRIPEIYVGNIAVFIAIYTVGAWVADRRRAMLVRVLLIAGMFAWLLVTTFQAATAPTEGDFSRAGVFSPFVAFMLIQFLINGLFFGGAYYMGDRAYAAALERLALEERTAELEREREVTAAQAVALDRLRIARELHDVVAHHVSAMGVQAGAARSVLDRNPDAARSALAGVEASAREALGDLRHLLGTLRSPDDPTIDADGEVAASTVGLDALPALVERATQTGLPTTLTLLGDAVQVPAVVQVNLFRIAQEALTNARRHGGPDAAADVRLRYDPGSVELEVTNSGRVAPARPGGLGIVGMRERAASSGGTLEAGPRSRGGYLVRARIPVSGRSGPEEREDAAPVAGSRRPS
- a CDS encoding response regulator transcription factor, with the translated sequence MSAIRVLLADDHAVMRAGFRMILEAAGMEVVGDAATGAEAIDAARSLRPDVICMDVQMPDLDGLEATRRIVAAPEPGPAVLVVTTFDRDDYLFRALEAGASGFLLKNAGPEELVAAVRIVAAGDALLAPEVTRRVIARFAAASPPPASPAAHARTATAVRAATATPVAGLTERETEVLRLLAAALSNGEIAARLYIGEATVKTHVSNVLQKLGARDRVAAVVWAHRHGVVGD
- a CDS encoding NADPH-dependent FMN reductase, producing the protein MIPLSLSIRGPLVRCVSFTLRREGPGPPPSREGSSGLPRGGRRRPAPPTAPDRCAGIDGVIIVTPEYSRSIPGVLKNALDWSARPYGQASFAGKPTAVIGTSQGPISTAAAQQHLKAILSHYNAPVLGQPEGFIQYVPGVFAEDGEVTNEGTAAFLVSYLDAFATLIDRYVPVEERASVAA
- a CDS encoding ABC transporter ATP-binding protein is translated as MLRLSGITKSYGGRRVLDDITFDVVPGRLTGFVGGNGAGKTTTMRIVLGVLARDAGEVTLDGAALTAADRRRFGYMPEERGLYPKMKVHEHITYLARLHGFSASDAAARARALLERLGLGERLNDLVETLSLGNQQRAQIAAALVHDPEVLILDEPFSGLDPLAVDVVAGVLQERAAQGVSVLFSSHQLDVVERLCDDLVIIAGGTVRAAGARDAMRAEHGSRRYELVSGTDAGWLRDEPGVTVTDFDGGYALFDVEDDATAQRVLRRAVDNGDVASFAPQHPTLAQIFKEVIQ
- a CDS encoding ABC transporter permease; this translates as MTASTPTRASSPTAPSTAQSVWLVAEREIGSKLRSKAFVISTAFLFLVALAAVVWGGFQARDTSGIPVAVTADAPAAVSSIAGLEVTEVPDRAAAEELVTEGTVDAALVGDSASPVGFALVAESEAPTSLLLMLSQAPPVELLDPDQTDGALRYFVALAFGIVFLIAASTFGGTIAQSVVEEKQTRVVEILISAIPTRALLAGKVIGNTILAMGQIVVLAAIAIVGLTVTDQGAVLQGLGGPIAWFAVFFLFGFILLASLFAAAAAMVSRQEDVGSTTTPLIMLVMAPYFLVIFFNDNPLVLTIMSYVPFSAPVGMPMRLYLGEAQWWEALISLAILILTCVAAILVGAKIYQNSLLRMGARVKLVDALRG
- a CDS encoding VOC family protein — its product is MFTTTQPFSSFSVDDVPAALAFYRDVLGFDVEEMPEMGLDVRLGGDAHIFIYPKDNHEPASFTVLNIPVSNIDEAVDELNGKGVATKIYDDADLPTDRKGINRDLGPAIAWFLDPARNVIAVIEMD
- the rraA gene encoding ribonuclease E activity regulator RraA → MDISTADLYDERGEALDSLPLQLQDAGGRAAFGGPVRTVRCHRDNALVKEVLASPGGGAVLVIDGGGSLESALVGDVIAASAVRNGWAGIIVHGAIRDRAAIGALPIGVKALGSNPRRSAKEGAGEVDVPVTIAGVTFRPGARVWADADGVLVER
- a CDS encoding type III polyketide synthase, with the translated sequence MPAHILGIGTATPPTVITQNDVRDLFLAQPGTDRLTSRLIGAAFDQSAIDTRHTVLPELVAGGSAFVDRDSRAVHAPLTGARNDVYIREAPALFSGAAREALEQARMPASAVTHVVTASCTGFFAPGPDFRLVKDLGLAPTVERDHLGFVGCAAAFPALRSASRICAADPSAVVLVVCGEICTIHLRVSSDPEQIVASAVFADGAAAAVVSAAPAPDARTLELGGFGTALTSEGEDEMRWVIGDHGFEMTLTAEVPRVIGREVRAALDPLLARADAPIDAWAVHPGGRSILDRVESSLALSPAALQHSRDVLREYGNMSSATVLFILKRMLGDERLRDEDRVMGVAFGPGLTVESALLRARVPAPVHAETLAAVGTGFAA
- a CDS encoding methyltransferase domain-containing protein, coding for MIAPSLARRDGDLRELMDDPHCDAIRLRRTLERFALINRLVAGWGGVYRRHIRPRLIARGGGEARILDIGCGAGDVLRGIVSRARADGFAVTGLGLDPDDRSLSVARGAASMRGVEYMLGHSGDLAARGDAFDVVVSNHLLHHLSRSELAAVLADSRVLSRGVSLHSDIHRSALAYAGYAIGVTPLAPGSFLRTDGLRSIRRSYTAFELEGVLPEGWRVERPAAFRLLAVSETGH
- a CDS encoding NAD(P)/FAD-dependent oxidoreductase, coding for MHDVVIAGAGPVGTLLQAELARLGVEATVIERRAQPGPGSRAVGVHPAALDALEASGATARILSSAIRVVRGEARAARPFGVVRFDRLEARHPYVATLPQSRTEDALAEAAASWGATAVVRGCTVEGVRGGPEAVRLRLRRGDVTTEETARIVVVATGSAGRAITPLTASTRIRAYPDRYVMTDAPDATGEGTTAVVHLHPEGVLESFPLPGGMRRFVAWRSPADAEAEPTGWLRDAITRRTGSADAASAVSTAAAFGVRRALVPRMRWGRVVAIGDAAHEVSPIGGQGMNLGLIDAATLAPLLASWIVTGEEPAGELREWDRRRRRAAAMSARIATANTVIGRTAGPVAHRARTAALRGILHSPAANMLARAYSMGLDPG
- a CDS encoding UbiA family prenyltransferase — its product is MRSAAALWRSCHPGPTLVVSVLSLLLGLAAEATPTALALLVGSVFAGQLSIGWSNDAIDAGRDRAVGRIDKPIARGEIGVRTVWIAAVGAVAAALILSALLGPGFLIAHGVFLVSAWSYNVALKRSVLSLAPFLLSFGLFPSLATLATDPARVAPLWAWIAGAALGAAVHLTNVLPDLDDDARTGIRGLPHRIGARASVVAAFAAVAIGALSVLLGGWMLQPAPLAAAVSVVGCVLVLAVAAAGLVRALRAPDRTVFRLVMVSALLLALQLAATSAGL